TCCGGCCTATGACCTGATGTTTGACAATTTCGCGCCTGATAAGGTAAAGAACAATCCCAAAGCCCGAACTGAATGGGCAGTGGATGTTGTTAAAAAAGCTGCTACAGCAAGCAGGCGGCTAGGGATTAAGGCGCATGCAACATTCTCAGGCGCCCTCTTGTGGCATACCTGGCATCCATGGCCGCAACGGCCAAAGGGACTTGTTGAACTGGGCTTTGAGGAACTGGCAAAGCGCTGGCTGCCCATTCTGGATCATTTTGAAGAAGAGGGGGTAGATGTATGCTATGAGATTCATCCGGGAGAAGACCTGCACGACGGAGATACTTTTGAACGCTTTCTGAAAGCAACAGGGAATCACAAAAGGGTAAATATCCTTTATGACCCCAGCCATTTTGTATTGCAGCAATTAGACTATATCACCTATATAGACCATTACCATGAATTTATCCGGTCGTTCCATGTAAAAGATTCAGAGTTTAATCCTACCGGGAAAAAAGGAGCCTTTGGAGGCTATAACGACTGGGGGGACAGGGCAGGACGATACCGATCTCTGGGAGATGGACAAATCGATTTTAAAACTATCTTTTCTAAACTTACCCAATACGGCTGTGATGTCTGGGCTGTGATG
This DNA window, taken from Muriicola soli, encodes the following:
- a CDS encoding sugar phosphate isomerase/epimerase family protein; amino-acid sequence: MKTIKGPAVFLAQFVDNKAPFNSLEGMCKWAADLGYKGIQIPTWESFLIDLDKAAESQDYCDELKGTINSYGLEITELSTHLQGQLVAVHPAYDLMFDNFAPDKVKNNPKARTEWAVDVVKKAATASRRLGIKAHATFSGALLWHTWHPWPQRPKGLVELGFEELAKRWLPILDHFEEEGVDVCYEIHPGEDLHDGDTFERFLKATGNHKRVNILYDPSHFVLQQLDYITYIDHYHEFIRSFHVKDSEFNPTGKKGAFGGYNDWGDRAGRYRSLGDGQIDFKTIFSKLTQYGCDVWAVMEWECCIKSPEQGAREGAVFIQDHIIEATQKTFDDFAGGETDKAMLRKILGI